Proteins found in one Cricetulus griseus strain 17A/GY chromosome X, alternate assembly CriGri-PICRH-1.0, whole genome shotgun sequence genomic segment:
- the Psmd10 gene encoding 26S proteasome non-ATPase regulatory subunit 10 isoform X2, translating to MEGCVSNLMVCNLAYTGKLDELKESILADRTLATRTDQDNRTALHWACSAGHTEIVEFLLQLGVPVNDKDDAGWSPLHIAASAGRDEIVKALLVKGAQVNAVNQNGCTPLHYAASKNRHEIAVMLLEGGANPDAKDHYEATAMHRAAAKDT from the exons ATGGAGGGGTGTGTGTCTAACCTAATGGTCTGCAACCTGGCCTACACCGGGAAACTGGATGAGTTGAAGGAAAGCATTTTGGCCGATAGAACTCTGGCTACTAGAACCGATCAG GACAACAGAACAGCATTGCACTGGGCATGCTCAGCTGGTCATACAGAAATAGTTGAATTCTTGCTGCAACTTGGAGTGCCAGTGAATGATAAAGATGAT GCAGGCTGGTCTCCTCTTCATATTGCTGCTTCTGCTGGCCGGGATGAGATTGTAAAAGCCCTTCTGGTAAAAGGTGCGCAAGTGAATGCTGTCAACCAAAATGGCTGCACACCTCTCCATTATGCAGCTTCAAAAAATAGGCATGAG ATTGCTGTCATGTTACTAGAAGGTGGGGCAAACCCAGATGCGAAGGACCATTATGAGGCTACAGCAATGCACCGGGCAGCAGCCAAGG